The window CCAATACGGAAAATCCTAACTTGCTGCTTTCCGGAATAGGAGCTATGGAGATTTATCATTCCATAACATCAATACCGCTGATATTGGATATTCTCCGCCGTGAAGCTTTACCGGCTCATATTGAAGATGAGGCATATTTGGTTTTAGCATCGCTTATGAAAATAGAAGAAGGCTTTTACTATGTCTATAACCGTTTTAAAAATGAGTCCAAGGCAACCGCTGCAATTTTAAGCGATGTCCTTGATGAAGCCTTTGCAAAACGAAAACACCAGGATATAGAGCTTAGAAAACTTCTTGCAGATTTTTCAAGTGATGCCAATTTCGACTCCGAGTTTATAAAACGGATTTTAAATTTCGGTCATAACGCTTTGGGAGTAAACACGGCTCTTCTTGCAAGCGTTGTAATGGATATAGAGCTGGTAACAAATAAGACATTCAGATTTTTCCTGTGCTATTGGGCTGCCTGTATTTTTCAAAATCCGAAATTAGCGGAAAATTAAAAGACAAGGTATATATTTTTGAGTTTAAATTGAACGGGAACGGTAATGCCGAACAGGCGATAAAACAGATAAAAGATAAGGACTATATCGGCAAATACTCGGGAAGCGGTAAAAAAATTTCGATAATAGGAGCGGCCTTCGATGAGGAAAAAAGAACCGTAAAAAATTGGCTTTCGGAAGAGCTTAATAATACCGATTAAAATAATTCCCGTTATAAATTCTTCGGATAAAATTTTAATTATAATACAATCAAGCGGATTTTATTAAAAAATTTAACAAAAACCGCTTTGCTCTTATTTTCTTAATCTTACACCTTCAATATCGGAACTGAATAACTCGCGTAAATCGTTTAATCCGAGAGCCATTAGAGCCATTCTGTCTATTCCGATTCCCCAAGCTAAAACGGGAACCTCAACACCCATTGCCCTAGAAACTTCGGGCCGCAAAATACCCGAACCGCCCAATTCAAACCAGCCTAAAACCGGATGCTTAATGTGAACTTCAATTGAAGGTTCCGTAAACGGAAAATAACCGCCGACGTATTTAACTTCCGAAGCGCCTGCAATCTCTACGGCAAACATTTTAAGAATACCTAAAAGCGTACGCAAATTGACTTCACTTCCCAGGACAATCCCTTCGGTTTGATAAAAATCGGATAAATGGGTCGCATCTACCTTGTCATAGCGAAAACAGCGGGCGATACCGAAATATTTTCCCGGAATTTTCGCCTTTGCCAATTGATGAGCCGAAAGTACGGTACCTTGACTTCTAAGCAAAAGACGGCGTGTAAAATCCCTGTCAAAAGAATAGTTCCAGCCGCGGCTGCCCGTATTACCTCCCGTTTCGTGAATTTCCGCAACACGCGATAAAAACGGTTCTTCTATTTTTTTTGCATAAGCGGGATTTTTCACATAATATACGTCGTGAATATCCCTGGCGGCATGAAATTGAGGCATAAAAAGAGCGTCCGAATTCCAAAAATCGGTTTCTACAAGAGGTCCGTCAAATTCTTCAAAGCCCAAACCTACAAGTTTATCTTTTACGCTTTCTAAAAAATCACAGTACGGATTTGTTCTCCCTGAAATTATGCGTGCAGGAGGAAGATTTATATTATAACTTCTAAAAGTTTTATTTTTCCAAGAGGCTGTTTTTAAGCTTTCCACTGTAAGTTGACCGGTTTCTTCACCTGTAATTCCGGCTTCTTCCAACTCTTTTTGAACGTCCTCAGCCTTTTTTGTAAAAGAGTACACAACAAAATCGCGTTCCGTAATTTTAAATGCGCTGTCCGCCGCTCCGCGTTTTTTTGCAATTGAGTTTATGATTTTAATTTCTTCTTCATTTAACTCCGACTCGGCAATAGTGCGGTTTTCCGCCGTAAACCCCTTATTTAATAAGGCGTTAATTAAATTAAAGCGCTCGGACTTAGGCTCTTCAATAAACTCCGCCTTTTTTTCCGCGTCCATCTTTACGGCCCCTTCTTTTGAAAGAATACCGAAGGCGGAGCCTACATCTTTATTTTCAAGTTTAAGAATTTCCGCAATTTCCGGAAGGCGTAAACCGCCTTTTTCTTTTAATAAATTAATAATACGCCGCTCCGGCGTGCCGTTTCGGGCAAAATCCGCTCCGGTTTCAGTGAGCTCAAAAAACGTATGTGTAGTGCGTGCAGTTTCTTGAACAAGTTCTTTCATCTTAAGCCATGAAAAAACCTGATTTGCATGACCTTCTTTATAATCCAATTGTTTTGCAAGTTTTTCGTTATCAAGATTTTCACCTAATTTAAAATTTTTTAAGACTCTTGTTTCCAAGGGGTGAAGATTTTTTACTATAGTTTTTATATCCATTTTGAACTCCCGATTACTATTGACCGTTTAAAAGAGGTTCAGTATATCATATTTTTAAAAGATTTTCAATTTAGTAAAAAGATGAGGTTTATAACGGCATATTGGTAAATGGTTTAAAAATAAAAGCCGGCACCCCTTATCAGAGAACCGGCTTTTGTATTTGTAAAATAAATCGGTATTAAAGTTTATCCGCGCCCAGGTTTAAGCGTACTACTCCTTGTACTCTATTTCGTGTTACTCCGTTTGTTCCCGTATTAACAAGGTACGGATAGCCCCTTCCATCGTAATACAAGCCGTACGGAATTAGTTTCGAGCCGCGCATAACTTCGTCTTTATTGCCCAAATTTGAATCCCCTATCCATATTTCTACAATATTTCCTTCGGAATCCTTTGAAATTCCCCAGACATTTACTATATGCCTGCCATTATCCCTTTCAATGAAGTAATCAATGGCGACGGCTTCTTTGTTTTCAATAGCTAAATTTAAGAAGTTTTCAAAATCGGCTTTATTCGTTACGGAGCTTTCCGAAATAATTTCATTTTTATTTGTAAAAACATCTTTTAAGTAAGTATCAAAAAACCAGTATAAAACCTCTCTTACTTCGCCGCCGCGTCCGCCGTGGTTAAGCGTTCCGTTTCGGACAAGGTCTGCTATTTTCGAAGTTGTACCGTTGCCGTCTTTAGTATATTGAAACTTTTCAAAATCAAAATTCCGCTTACCGAGTAAATCCTTATTTTGGCGAATCCACCAGTGAAGAAGGTTTGAGCCTACGATTCCATAACACAAACTGGCGTCGCTTTTCCAACCTGTATCGGTAAAGGCTGCGGCACCATGGCTATATGCCATTTTAAGAGCATTAAACCACGTAGTGGTATCGGATTCTACCCAGCTTCTGTATGAACCGTCTTTTTTTATATCGTCGTCGGCGGGAGCCGTAATGCCGTGTACCCAAAAAGTTTCAGCTACTGTGTAAGGTTTTACTTTAGGCTGCGTATTGGAAGGTACCGATACGGTTTTCAAAGGTTTTTTATTTACAGCCGTTTTAATAGCCTCCGGCTTAGGAAGCTCATTTACTTCGGTTTTATAAACGGTAACATTTGAGGCATACTCGTTTCCTCCGATTCTATACTTGAACATATATGAGCCGGTCTTACCTTTTTCCGTTTGAATTTCATTATCGGAAATGGAGAATATTTTATTACCCGAGTTATCGTAATTGTTTATTCCGTATCCCGCCAGAGAGAAGCGTTTTCCTTCTTCGATGCTAATCTCTTTAGGAAGAATATTTTTTACTTCTTCTTCTACCGTTGCTGCAGTGCGTGTATTTTCTGCAGAATTATTTTGTTTTACTGTAACAGGGGTATTTTGCGGAGCTTCAACCTCGTTTTGCTTAGCCGAACGGGTATCGTCATTCAGTTTAATCCCCTGTAAATTACAGCCTGTAGTTACAGTTGCTATAATTACTGCAAAAACTTGCAGTATAATCATTGGTTTTTTAGTCTTCATACTTCCTCAGTATTGTTATGTTAATAAAAATTATCTTGTTTGAAAATGTAATTCAAACAAATCCGGTGCACTTTTTACAATATAGGATTATGATTATCTCCAATATATCATTTTTTGTTAATATAGTCAACAGGTTTTGTTTTATTTTCCCAATTCCTGCATTATATAATTTACGAACAATGCACAACCTTTGTAAAATTGGGATTCATCGAGGGCGAATTTCGGGTTGTGGTGAGCCCAAACCTTACCGTCTATTTCCATAGGTGTCGATAAAAAAACAAATGTACCGGGAACTTTTTTTAAGTACCATGCAAAATCTTCACCGCCCATAACCGGTTTTTTCATTAATTTTACATCGTTCGGGAATAATTCCGCAGCGGCTTTCATCGCCTTTTCCGTAACCTCAGGATTGTTTATAAGAGGAGGCGGCTGTCTAAAATATTTAAAAACTATATCTCCTCTAAAGGATTTTGCAATACCTGAAGCAATTTCACCTAGCCTTTTTTCTATTAAAAACCGGGTTTCATCGGTTACCGCACGAACGGTACCCTCAAGGTAGGCTTCGGGAGGAATTATGTTAAAGGCCGACCCCGAATGAAACTGTCCTACGGTTATTACGGCGGGTTCGGTAGGATTAATTTCCCGTCCAAGTATTTCCTGTATTGCAACAACAATATGCGAGCCTATTACAATAGGGTCTACGGAAAGGGACGGATATGCGCCGTGAGCTCCGATACCCTTAACGGTAATGGAAAATTTATCCATACAGGACATCATAGAGCCTTGTGCAAATAGAAATTCTCCGGCGGCGGCTTCTCCGCTTACGCAGCCTACATGTAACCCTATAATTTCTTTTACATCATCTAAAATACCTTTTTCGCATATATCTACGGAACCCGTGCCGAGTTCTTCTGCCGGCTGAAATATAAGTTTAACCGTTCCTTTAAAATTATCTTTTAAGTCGTTTAAAAGCTTTGCCGCACCCAATAAGATTGCGGTATGAGCGTCATGACCGCAAGCATGCATAAAAGAATTTTTAGAAGCAAATTCAAGACCTGTGTTTTCGCATACGGGAAGAGCGTCCATATCCGCCCGTAAAGCAATAACTTCTCCTTTTTCCGCACCGCGGATATATCCTATGACAGCACTTTTAGCGGCATTTCTGTCATATTCTATTCCGAATTCGTCCAGTTTTTTACAGACAAAATCAATGGTATCGGTAAGTTCAAATCCTATTTCGGGGTTTTCATGAAGTTTTCTTCTCCAAGCAATAACATCTTTTTCGATTTCTTTTGCTTTTTCTACTATATTCATATCTTTCTCCTTAAGTATTTATGCTTTATTTTTATTATGAGTTAAAAATCCGAATATGACCGTGCCGAATACGCATACGGGAATCATAATATACACGGGGATTTTACCGATATTCAGCAGCAACATTGCCGCCGCCAATGCGAACATTCCGTATTTAATGTTTTTTACCGCAAACATACCGAATATTGCTCCGAAAATTGCAGGTGAAACGTATGCAAAGGCTTCAAGAACTTTCGGAGGAAATATGCTCATTAAAGCTTGCCCGCCTACAGCTGCAATAGTTACTATTATTAAATTAGTAACGATGGAGCCCGCTATCCCGAGTGTGGATACTATTTCGGCTTTTTTTGTTCCCGGTTCTACGCCTACCGCTTCCTGAGTTATTGCGGAAACAGGAACCCGGATATTTCCGATATTACCCGATAAAAAGGCCATATACGTTCCGGGTAATCCCAATATGGGGAAATAGCTTACAGGTTCGACTACGGAATATATTGCGTATATTGAAGCTATCAAACCCCAGCCTGTAAATATATCGTGTGCAGGAGGTTTTACGCCGTATATAATCCATACTACAATGGACGGAAGAAAACAAAGAAAAATTGCAAGAAGGTTTATAAACCGTCCGTATTTTATAATGGGCTTTGTAAAAGACTTGTCGTATAATTCATTATTCATCATTTAATTGTTCCTCTTATTTTAAAATAAAATCTTTAACTATCATTGCGGTTATCATAGCCAATACCATTACTATACCTAAATTATATTCTTTTAATTTGGGGAATTTATTTCCCAGCTTTTCAAATGCTATCATAAAAACGGCTGCCGATATTGCAGCTGCAATTGCAGGATAGTTTTTCTTTTCTACAACTTTTAAAGCTTTTGTAATTTCGTTACTGAATAAAAAGCCGAATGCTCCGCACATTGCTCCTAT is drawn from Treponema pedis and contains these coding sequences:
- a CDS encoding phenylalanine--tRNA ligase subunit alpha gives rise to the protein MDIKTIVKNLHPLETRVLKNFKLGENLDNEKLAKQLDYKEGHANQVFSWLKMKELVQETARTTHTFFELTETGADFARNGTPERRIINLLKEKGGLRLPEIAEILKLENKDVGSAFGILSKEGAVKMDAEKKAEFIEEPKSERFNLINALLNKGFTAENRTIAESELNEEEIKIINSIAKKRGAADSAFKITERDFVVYSFTKKAEDVQKELEEAGITGEETGQLTVESLKTASWKNKTFRSYNINLPPARIISGRTNPYCDFLESVKDKLVGLGFEEFDGPLVETDFWNSDALFMPQFHAARDIHDVYYVKNPAYAKKIEEPFLSRVAEIHETGGNTGSRGWNYSFDRDFTRRLLLRSQGTVLSAHQLAKAKIPGKYFGIARCFRYDKVDATHLSDFYQTEGIVLGSEVNLRTLLGILKMFAVEIAGASEVKYVGGYFPFTEPSIEVHIKHPVLGWFELGGSGILRPEVSRAMGVEVPVLAWGIGIDRMALMALGLNDLRELFSSDIEGVRLRK
- a CDS encoding IdeS/Mac family cysteine endopeptidase (This family includes IgM or IgG-cleaving cysteine proteases.) is translated as MKTKKPMIILQVFAVIIATVTTGCNLQGIKLNDDTRSAKQNEVEAPQNTPVTVKQNNSAENTRTAATVEEEVKNILPKEISIEEGKRFSLAGYGINNYDNSGNKIFSISDNEIQTEKGKTGSYMFKYRIGGNEYASNVTVYKTEVNELPKPEAIKTAVNKKPLKTVSVPSNTQPKVKPYTVAETFWVHGITAPADDDIKKDGSYRSWVESDTTTWFNALKMAYSHGAAAFTDTGWKSDASLCYGIVGSNLLHWWIRQNKDLLGKRNFDFEKFQYTKDGNGTTSKIADLVRNGTLNHGGRGGEVREVLYWFFDTYLKDVFTNKNEIISESSVTNKADFENFLNLAIENKEAVAIDYFIERDNGRHIVNVWGISKDSEGNIVEIWIGDSNLGNKDEVMRGSKLIPYGLYYDGRGYPYLVNTGTNGVTRNRVQGVVRLNLGADKL
- a CDS encoding M20 metallopeptidase family protein, whose translation is MNIVEKAKEIEKDVIAWRRKLHENPEIGFELTDTIDFVCKKLDEFGIEYDRNAAKSAVIGYIRGAEKGEVIALRADMDALPVCENTGLEFASKNSFMHACGHDAHTAILLGAAKLLNDLKDNFKGTVKLIFQPAEELGTGSVDICEKGILDDVKEIIGLHVGCVSGEAAAGEFLFAQGSMMSCMDKFSITVKGIGAHGAYPSLSVDPIVIGSHIVVAIQEILGREINPTEPAVITVGQFHSGSAFNIIPPEAYLEGTVRAVTDETRFLIEKRLGEIASGIAKSFRGDIVFKYFRQPPPLINNPEVTEKAMKAAAELFPNDVKLMKKPVMGGEDFAWYLKKVPGTFVFLSTPMEIDGKVWAHHNPKFALDESQFYKGCALFVNYIMQELGK